TATAAATTTGCTAAAATCCTATGAAATTTGATTAAATTTGCGGGATTTGGCGCGCCTGAGCCGTCAAATTCGCGCTGTTTTTGCAGGCTGCGCAAACGGATTTAAATTTAACATCAAATCTACCCGCCGTCCAAGCTTGTTTAAATTTAATTTATGCTAAATTTCACCCCGAAAGCGACCTTGCGGGCGCAAATTTTACCAAAGGCGAAGCGGTGGACACGGATAAATTTTTAAGCGAAATTTGGGGCGCTCTTAAGCTATTTTTAGACCCTAAAACGGAAATTCTCGCAGACGAGCGAAGTCTCGCCGTTTTACTCGCGGCGGATGCTGAAAATTTTGATAGATTTATGGCGCTAAAGGAGTTTAGGGATATCCTGCATGCGCTTGGGCTAAAAGCCGACATATACAGCCTCCAGTGCGCTCAGCTAGGCACGATAAACGCTCTAAAATCCGCTAAAATCTCAAATTCAAAGCTCCTGGCCACCCTAGAAATCCTGCAAAGAGAAAACATAATCTCTGCTGCGCATTTTAAGAGGCTTTCGGAGTTTTTACAGACTCTCGGCGCGGATTTGACCGCAGGGAACGAGCAAGAAGGCTTAAATTTTAAAAAATCAGACGTCTTTCACCAAAAAATAGATGCGCTAAATGATATCTGCGAGCGAATTTTATCGCTAAATCCTGGCGAGAGCGTCGCAAACGCAGCGACAAAAGCGCGCCAAAAAGCGCACGAGCTAGAGTTTAACGTCGCGGTTACGGGCGTCATAAACGCGGGCAAATCAACCCTGCTAAACGCGCTGCTGGACAAGAAAATCCTAGGCGCCTCAAACGTGCCCGAGACGGTAAATTTGACCGTGCTAAAGTATGCGCCAGAGCCTTTTGCAAAGGTAAATTTTTGGAGCGAGGCTGAGCTAAAAGAGCTTGGAATAGCGCAAGGTAAAGATGACGAAATAGCTGAAATTTACGGCGGCGCGGGCGTCAAATTTGAGAGCGAGACGGCGCAAAATTTAAAGGTCAAATTTAACGCGGACGACGAGTCGGCGGCTAAATTTGAGAGCCCTAGCGCGAGCGAGATTTGCTTCGAACCGCCGGCTAGCAAGACCGTCAAAACGGACGAGATCAAGCGCTACACCTCGGCGGACTCCAAATATGCTAAATTCGTAAAAAGCGTCGAGCTTTACGAAAATTTGGAGCTTTTAAAGGATAACGTGCGCATCATCGACACGCCCGGCATCGACGACGCGGTGGCTGCGCGCGAGGAGCTGGTGCGGCGATTTATGCGGGAGTGCGACCTAATGGTGCACCTGATGAACGTCTCGCAAAGCGCCACGCAAAAGGATCTGGACTTCATCGTCTCAAGCCTGCAAAACTCCCACGCCGTGAGGCTCGCCGTGCTGCTCACGCACGCAGACGTGCTAAAGCAGGGCGAGCTAAACGAGGTCGCCGCCTACGCCAAAAAGAGCGTCGAGGAGCGCACGCGGGGGCTTGGCGTCGGGGCTGAGTTTTTCGCCGTGAGCGCTAAAAGCTACTTTGAGGGCGCGCAAAACAGCGGCGTCGAGGAGTTTAAGGAGTATCTTTACGAGACGCTTTTTGGGCAAAATAGCCAAAAATCTCGCCTTGGCATCGAGGCATATAAAAAGGAGCTCGGCCGCGTCTGCGCGCAGTTTGCGGCGGATACGCAAAGCGAGATTTTAAAACTAACGGGTTCAAATTTGAGCTTGTCGCAAAGGCTTTCTGAACTAAACGAGCAAAAAGTCGCGCTGGATAGCCGTCTAAAGGACGTGAGAGACGCGGTAAAAGAGGAGCTAGAGCGCCTAGATACGGCTAAAACCGCAGCTAGCTACGAGCTTGGGCTAAAATCTCTTGCGCAAACGCTAAAGCAGCGCGTCGCGGATGACATAAACTACGCGGCCTCTAAAAAACAAAAGATCGATCCGCAGCGCCTCTCGCGCATCGCGCAAACTACGATCAAAGACGGCGTCATCGTCCTAATGCGTCAAAACCGCAACGAAATCGTACGGCAAATCGCCGCGTGCGCGCAAAATATCGCGCTAAAATTCGGCGAATTTGAGGGCAAATCGGCAGCCGCCGAGGTCTTTAGCATAAACGACTATCTGAACTCAAAAGGGATAAGCTTAGAGTGCTCCCAGGTCGCGGATGCGGTGACTAGCGCGGCAAACTCGGGCGCTCAAGGCATACCTGAAGCCGCCAAAGTAGCCGCGGAGGAGTTTTTGGGCGCCCAGAGGATCAAAAATTTCGTTTTCGAGCTTAGCGAATTTGAAAAAAGCGAGTTTAAAAAGCAGATCGAAGCCGCACTAAAAGATAAAGAAAAGGCGCTCGCAATCAGCGAAGAGGCGCTAAAAATCGAGCTTGCCCAGCTAGCAAAAACTAGCGGGCGGGACTCGCGCGAGCTAGAGCGACTAAACTCGCAAAGCGAGGCGATAAATGCTATAAATTTGGAGCTGCAAAGTGTTTGAGGAGTTTATAAACGCGTATAAAACGCGGTATTTTAAGATATTTTCGGACGATTTTCACGGGCGATTTAGGCGGCTGCAAAACGAGCTAACCGAGCCCAAATTTCACCCAAGCGTGGAGCTAGAGCGCGAGCTAAATAAACTCGATCTGTTTTTATCTAGCCCGCTTACGGTCGCTATAGTCGGGCAGTTTTCTAGCGGCAAATCGACGTTTTTAAACGCACTTTTGGGTAGCGAGATTTTACCGTCGGGTCTAACTCCCGTGACCTCAAAGCCGACCTTTATCAGATACGGCGCCGCGCCAGGACTTAGCGTTCTTTACGAAAACGGCAGAGAGTTGTATCTGGGCGTCGAGGAGATCTCGCGATTCGTCGATCAGCGCGTGTTTGGCGATGATGTTAGCAGGCTTTGCGTTTATGCGCCCTCTGAAATTTTAAAGTCGGTAAATTTCGTCGATACGCCGGGGCTAAACTCGCTCTCGAAGGCCGACACCGCCGTCACGCACGAAGTACTAAAAGACGTCGCGGGCGTCATCTGGCTAAGCCTCGCCGACAACGCCGCGCGCGCTAGCGAAGCCGCGCAGATCGAGGAGTTTTTGGCTGGCGGGGGCAAAACGGCGATCTGCTTGCTAAATCAAAAAGATAAGCTAAGCCAGGACGAGCTTGAGCGCCTCAAAACTCACGCGCAGGCCACATACGGGCGGTTTTTTGAGCGCATTATCGCGGTTTCCGCCAAGCAAGCCGTAAAAGCGCAAGCCGCGGGCGATGCGGTACTTTTGGCGGAGTCAAATTTTAGCGAGGTGGTAAGCGCTATCCGCGAGCTTTTTGGCGGCGAAGAGATAAAAGAAAAGTTCGTGCGCGAAAAGTGCGCTAGGCTGGTCGCCGTAAACGCTGCTCAGCACGAGCAAATCGCTAAAATTTACGAAAAAGCGGGCGAGATAATCGCTAAATTTGACGCCGAGCTGGAGTCAAATTTAAAAGCCGTACAAGAAAATTTTAAACCGAAAATCGAGCTAGCCTTTAACGAGCTAAAACACGTTGCAAAGCTCGTTGCAGACGAAATCCTAGCTAGCCTAAAAAGCGAGAAAAAGTATAAATACTCGCCGCGAAAAACGCTGCTAAAGGGCGAGTATTTTGAAGCTAGCGCGTATGAGGCGGTGGATTTTGATAGCGACGAGGTGTTTTCAAAACTTATCTACAACGACGTGAAATTCGCCAAATTTTTTAGAACGTACAAGCGTGGCTTAAGCGCGCTACAAGAAGAAATCGGCGCGGCGCTGGATGAAATTTACGCTCGGCTGGAGCGCGAGTTTATGATTTATAAATCCGAATTTGAAAACGCGCAAAAAGAGGACGAAACGCACTCGGATACTCTGTTTGCCGACGTTAGGACGTATGCGGGGCAGGTGTATAGGACGTTTTTGAGAGACTATGAGACGGCGAAATTTAAAGGGCTGCAAAAAACGGCGCTGTTTTTTGAAAAGCTAAATCTCAAAGTCGCCGCAAACTACGAAAACGCAGTCAAAATCGCCGTGTATTTTCTAAAAGAAAAGATCGCGGGCTCGATGCGCGCGCACGAGCAAAACGGCTTTGCGCTCTTTATCCCGAGCTTTGACGAGGTGCAAGACCGCGTTTTGCTGTCGCTAAATTTATACGAATTTGAAAACGAGATGCTGGGAAATGCGTCATTTTTAAATAAAATTTTATCGGCGTTAAAGAGCGAATTTGCGCAGATAAAGGACGAAAAACTAGCCAAGATCGCGGCCCTATCGGCAGGACACGAGAGGCTAAGGGGTGAAATTTTAAAAGCGGGCGAGGGGTTTGGTGGGTAGTTTTGGTTTAGCGTAAATTTAGCACTAGATTTAAGCTCTGTTTTATACTTTATTTAATACTATTTTAGATATCAAATAAAGGATACAAATGCGAACCATACAAGCAAATTTTACTGCTAGCATAAGCGAGCTAAAAAAATCCCCGGCTCAAATTTTAAAGCAAGCGGGAGACAACGTAGTAGCGATACTAAACCATAATGTGCCTAGCGCCTATCTGGTACCAAGCGCCGTGTATGAAAAGATGACCGAAATAATAGACGACTACTATCTAAGTAAAGCCGTAGATACCGCGCTGACAAGCGGTGAAAAGCCTGTAAAAGTAAGCTTAGATGAGCTATGAGTTAGGATTTTTGCCAAGTGCTTTAAAAGAGTGGCAAAAGCTGGATAATAGCGTAAAGGCGCAGTTTAAAAAGAAGCTCGCCGAACGATTAGAAAACCCCAAAGTAGCTAAAGATAAACTACGCGGCTACGAAAATATCTACAAAATCAAGTTAAAGGATGCGGGCTACCGACTAGCCTATCAAGTAAAGGATGCCCATGTAACAATCATCGTTTTAGTCGTCGGCAGAAGAGAAAACGATGAAGCGTATGAGCTTCTAAAAGATAGAATTTAGCGTCGGCTAAATTTAAGCGATATTTGACAGCCAAGTTAAAATTTGCTCCCAAACGGGCTTTTTGTCCTCGTCCTTGAAGCCTAAAAGTAGCTTGATGAATTTAAAAACGAAAATAACGGGCAGGAAAATATACGTGATGAAAATGCCGACTAAAATTTCGTCAAAATACTCTTTTGATATAAAGTAGATAATCGCGCATAGCGGAGCGCAAAGGGCTGCGATACCTAAAAATAGTTTGACTTGGCGTAGTAAAAATTCACCCATTTTAAAAATCCTTTTAAATTTAGCCGAGACAAGCCCAAATTTAATTCGTCAAATTGATAAACAAAATGACCCAAACTTAGCGACTTTGCTAAATTTGCGCTAAAAACAAAGTGTGCTAAAAACCCAAATGGTTAAATTTATTTCAATTCATAAAATTTTATAACATACTCCATATCTCTCGTTTGAGAATCTAATATTTCTACCAATATTTAATATATCGCACAATACCATTCTATCTGGATGGTTGTGGTTATCTTCGCCGGCGGAATTTACAAAAATAGCATTTGGAAAATCTTCTAGTATTTGCTTATTCCAAGTATTCTTTGAGCCGTGATGAGGTATCTGAAAGACGCCCGTCTTTTCTAGATATTTTTCAAAATATTGTATAAAAGACTCGTAGTATGGCTTTTCTTTATCAGAGGCGCTATCAACTAGCGATATATCGCCGGTCAAAATAGTACCGTTTGACATTAATCCGCAAACCCTTGATTCACGAACGTAAAACCGATAAAAATCATGGATATAACGGCTTAATTTTAGTCCGCAGATACAACAGTGGCGCATTAATAGTCTTAGGTCGTCGTGCGGGCCATGGTATAGGCATAGACTGGATTGATTTTGTTCGCTATTGTTGCGGTGAATTTTTATATATTTTTTGTAAATTTCTTGTAATTCTTTTTTTGAGCCAGGTTTTTTGATAAATTCTTCTAAAGAAGAGTCATCGAGTTTCTTTTTTATCTCACTTTCAATGCCATCATAGTCTTTGGGTTTTAATTCTACGTTGTAAAATTTAAACTCCCAGATTTCCTTAAAATCAAATTCTTCTTTATTGTTTATAAATACATTTTTATTAGGTATTTTCATGTTACCTGGAATATCATTTGCGCGTGGTAATTCAATATGGTCATCTCCTAGAATTCCAATACCTCCATTCATATTGTTTGTCGACGGAACAAGTATGATATTTCCTATGTTTGCAGCTATACCGTAACCGTATATAAAACATACAAAAAGCAAGTAATCATCTAGATGATAATATGGGATAAAAATATTTTTAACTTTAGTATCTCTTAGAAGTTCACTTACACCATTCATATGGTCTTTGTCAAAGTGCGAAATCACAAGCATATCTAACTCATTATTATACCCTAGTATTTCCTTGAAGTTTTCGACTCTTTCTTTGATTCTATTTTGGCTTGTGCTTCCGCAGTCATATACGAAACTAAATTGGCAATCATTAATATTTTGGCAACTATTAACATTAAGGATACCCCAATAAAATAGACCCTGCCCTACTGTATCAAATTTAAATTTTCCATCCACCATAACGACTCCTTTATAATATTTATATTAAAACCCGACTTTCTTATCCTCGCCGAAATTTGAGCTCATCTCGCGCTTGATCTCGCTTTCAAAGTCGCTCATCGTAAATATCCCGTCCTCGCGCACGGCGACTTTTAGCGCTGTGTTTTTGAGCGCGAGCATGATTTGCGCGCCGCTTAGCTCAAATTTAGCCAGCTGTTTGACGTCGAAATTTTCCTCAAAGCTCGCATTTTCGGGCAGTACCTTGCGCCAGATCGCAAGACGAGCGGCGAGATCGGGCTTTTTAAACTCGATCTTATGGTCAAACCTACGAGAAAACGCGGTATCTAGGCTTTGCAAGAAGTTCGTCGTGGCGATGAGTACGCCCTCAAAGCGCTCGATTTGCTCCAAAAATATATTTTGCATTTGGTTGTGCATCTTGTCCGCGCCGCTACCGCCCTCGACGCGCGTGCTTAGAAACTGATCGGCCTCGTTTAGCAGCAGCACGGGCTCGCTCTTGCTTTTGGCGCAAATTTCTTTGTAAGTATCGAAAATTTTACGCACGTTTTGCTCGCTTTCGCCGACGTATTTACTCAAAATTTTAGAGCAATCAAAGCTAAGAACCTGCTTTTTTAGGCTCTTTGCGAGGCTTAGCGCGCTCATGGTTTTGCCCGTACCCGGCGGTCCGTAAAAGATGATTTTGGCGTCCACGTTTTTACGCGACTTGATGCCCCAGCTAGATAGGCGCGCCAGCACGCGGCGATCTACTTGTTTTAGGATCGCATCTAGTAGCTCCTTTACTTTGACATCCAGCACGACGTCGTTTATGTCGGTCGAGGGCTCGATGAGCTCAAATATCTCCTGCTCTTTTACGAGAGTTTCTAGCGCTAGTTTTTTGCTTTTGCTCTCGGTTTTTGGGTGCATTACGCTTTGTAAAATTTCGTCGGTTATGTAAAACGTCCTGCTAAAGCCGCCGTAAGCGTTTAGCGACTCGTCGTAGTCGATGAGGCCGTTTTCGATTAGTTTTGAGCCTTCATCCAGTAGGGCGCGGTTTTTTATTCGTTCAAATTCGTCCGCGCTTAAAATCCCCACAAGCGCGTTTAGATCGCGGTTGACGTCCGTTTCGCCGACATACTCTTCCTTTAAAAGCGCGAGGAAAATCAGCTGCTCTTTATCGTTTAGCGCGTTATCTTTGAAAATTTGCTCGACGGAAATCGAAATTTTGCTTAAATTTAACCGTTTTTCGATGATGGTTTCTAGCTCTTTTACGTCTTTTTCGAGGCGGCTTTTGGTGTCGCTTGATACGTTTTTGCTAAAAAACGAGAGCTTGCCGTAAAGCTCCACGCGCAAAAACTGATCTTTTAGGTAGTCGAGGTGATCGGCGTAGGGCGCGACTGCTGGCAGCATGAGCCCAAACTCGCCCTCTTCTAAAATTTTAAGAAAAAGCGGCGATAGCGAGATCTCACTGTGAAGTAGGCCTAGTAAATTTGAGCCTGCGCCGTCTGCGCCCTGGTTTTTAAATATAGAAAAGCCTTGCACGATCCAGCCGCTTTCCAGTAGATTTTTTACGTCTGCAAGTCCTGCTAGAAATTTATACTCCTCGCTGCCAAAAACCGCGCAAAGTACGTCGTAGACGCTACTTTGCGGAGTGCCTTCGACGTAGCCTTTGCTTAGATGGCGTAAAATTTTCGCCTCGTTTTGGCTGCATTTTATGAGCGAGGAAATTTTAGAATTTTGCTCGCCGCCGATAAACTCTATCAAAAACCGCACTAAATTTCATCCTTTATCTGCTCTTTTAAAACGCGCTTTAACACCTTGCCCGTCGCGTTTTTAGGCAGCTCGTCTTTAAAATAAATCGTCTTTGGAATTTTAAAATTCGCCAAGTGCTTTTTGAGGTGCGCGCGGATATCTTTTTCGTCCAAGCTCATATTTTCTTTAAACTGGATAAACGCCGTAACCTCCTCGTCCGCGTGTTCGTCTCTGACGCCGATAACCGCGGCGGCTTCGACTTCTGGCAGTTTAAACAGCACCTCCTCGATCTCGCGCGGGTAGATGTTGATGCCCTTTGAGATGATGAGGTCTTTTTTGCGGTCGACGATAAAGATATAGCCCTCTTCGTCGATCTTGACGAGGTCGCCCGTGCGTAGCCAGCCGTTTACGATCGTTTCGTCGGTGGCGTCGGGCATATTTAGGTAGCCCTGCATCACGCAGTCGCCTTTTACGATTAGCTCGCCCACCTCGCCTGCGGGCAGCTCCATCATCTCGTCGTTTATGCATTTTACTTCATAGCCCGGCAGCGGCAAGCCGACGCTTGAGATTTTTTGTTTTTGCAGCGTGTTTGCCGAGACGATAGGCGAGCATTCGCTAAGGCCGTAGCCCTCTATCAGCACCGCGCGCGGAAATTTAACGCGAAAATCCGCGATAGTCTGCTCGGCCAAAGGCGCTCCGCCGCTGATAAAAATCCTAATGCAGTTAAACCAGCGAAAATACCACGGGATTTTAGCCTTGCCGATAGCCGTATAGATCGCGGGCACGCCTAAAAACACGGTCGCGCGCTTGAGCAGGACTTGTTTTAGGACGTTTGAAAACGGGAAAATGGACTTTACTAAAATAAGCGAACACGCCGAAAATATCGGTAGCAGCACCATCGCCGTGAGAGTAAAACTGTGAAACATCGGCAAAAACACGGCAAATCTATCCTTCGTACGTACGTGAAAGACCTCTTGCGCGCCCTGGACGTTTGAGATGAGGTTGCGGTAGCTGATCATCGCGCCCTTTGGCTTGCCCGTGGTGCCTGAAGTGTAGATGATGTGGGCTAGATCGTCAAGCTTTGGTCGGTCGGTCAAATTTAGCTCTATACGGCAGTTTAGCGCGTGCGCGTAGGCGATATTATTTTCGTCAAATTCGGCTCTATCTCCGATCCAGACGATCTTTTTGATTGCGGTTTTGCTCTCTAGTCCGCGTATCTCTTTGGCTAGCTCGGCCGAAGCAAAGAGAAATTTCGCCCCGCAGTCGTTTATGATGTACTCGAATTCTTCGTATTTTAAAAAGGTATTTATCGGCACGGCCACGGCGCCTAGCAGCGTGATGGCAAAGTAGCTAGCGATAAACTCCGGCGAGTTATTTACGATCATCGCGACGCGGTCGCCTTTTTTTATGCCCATACCTTGCAAAAATGCAGCCAGCGTAAATGCGTTTGCGCGTAGCTGCTTGTAGCTCATTTTGCCCGTTTCGGTGTAGATCGCGATACCGCCGCCGTTTTTGTCTACCGCGACATTTAGCATATCCTCGAAATTTTCGTAAGGGTAGTTCATAGCCGCGCCTTAAAATTTATATTTCACGTTCAAATTTATCGCCTGAGCGTTGCCGCGCTCAAATTTGCCGTTTGGATAAAGCCCCGACGCGTTTGAGTAGTAGTGCACGTCGCGCGCCTTTCTGTCTTGGTAGAAGTAGCTAGCTCCCAGCTCCAAAGCGTCCGTAAATTTGTAGTTAAAGCCCGCTGCGTAGATGACGGCCTTGGTATCGGGCAGATCAAAGCCCGTAGTATCGGCTCTAGAGGCGGCTTCGTCAAACGTAACCGCGCCCATCAGGCGGAGCTTATCCGTCGCGTCGTGCGCTACGCCGATGCGGTAGGCGTTGCTGTCCTTCCAGTCGCGCTTTTTGGACGCGTCAAATGCCGCAAAAAACGGGTTGCGGTAGTGAGCGGCCGAGGCGCCCGGGTAGTTGAAGTCAAGCTCTTTCCATGCCGACCAATAAGTTCTTTCAAAGTCAAATAGCAGCGTGGTATTTGCGATTTTGTACGATAGGGCTAAATTTAAGCTCGCTGGTAGCGGTACGGATAGCTTTGCGCTGCCGCTATATGAGCCGCTCGGAAATCGTCCCATCGGGTGCGCCGGCGCGCTGATGTCGGTGTCGCCTTTTAGATTCATATTTACTTTCGAGCGGTAGGTGGCCGCTAGGCTCAAATTTGAAGTCGGTTTATAGGTGATCGCCGCGTTATAGCCGAAATTTACGCGGTCGCCCTTGATGTCTTGCGAGGCGGGTAGGGCGCCGGGCACCTCCTGCACGGCCTCTCCTCTAGCGTAAACGGCGCGGAGGCCAAAGCCCAACGCGATGTTATCGGTTAGCGCGTAGGCGACGCTAGGATTTACCTCGATCACTTTTAGGTCGAATTTTTTAGAGGTGGCTTTAGGTAGATTTTCGTCCCATCTCATCGACATTCCCGCAGGCACGACGACTGATAGGCCAAAGCGCCAATCGCCAAACTGCGGCGAAACGTAATGAAAAGTCGGAGCTAGCGCGCCTGCTTTTTTTGAGGTAAATTTTGCTCCGCTAAAGTGGCTATACTTCGTCTTTGACATGCGTAGGTATGTTAGCGAGCCTTCAAAGTAGTGTCCGCCGTCCAAAAATACCATATTTGCAGGGTTATTATAGGCTGCGTCGGGACCAAAGCTCGTTGCGACGTTTGAGTTTAAAAGCGCGATGCTATCGCCGCTTTGCTCGGGGATTTTAAAGCCCGCCGCATTTAGACAGCAGCAAGCCGCTAGGCAAACGCCGATATATTTTCTCATTTATTCTCCTTTAAAGTTTCTTAAAATTTTTATCTCGTCCGCCCAGATGCCCTCATCGATCGTCTCTAAAACTAGCGGGATATCGTCCGTGCGCGGGTCGTTTATGATGTTTTCAAATGTTTTTAGGCCCAAAAAGCCCTTTCCTAGGCTCTCGTGGCGGTCCTTTTTGCTGGCTAGGTCAAATTTCGTATCGTTTAGATGCATGCCGCACAGCATATCGCGCCCGACTATCTCGTCAAATTCGCCCATCACGCACCGGTAGTCGCCCCTGATGTCGTATCCAGCGGCAAACGTGTGACAGGTGTCTAGGCAAACGCCGATCCTGCTTTTATCGATGCAGTTTTTAATAATAAAGGCTAGGTGTTCAAATTTAAAGCCCAAATTTGAGCCCTGACCCGCGGTATTTTCGATGACTAGCTTTACGTTTTGGCTATTTTCGAGTAGGAAATTTACGGAATTTGCGATATTTTGGAGGCAAATTTCGGGCGAAATTTCGTTTAGATACGAGCCCGGATGAAAATTTATCATCACTAGGCCTAGCGCCTCTACGCGGTAAATTTCGTCCAAAAAGGCGTTAATGGACTTTTGACGCTGCTCGGCGCTCGGATGGCCTAAATTTATAAGGTAGCCGTTGTGCGGCAAAACGTGCCTGGGTTCGATACGGGCGGCTTTTAAATTTTGTTTAAATTTAGAGATATTTTCTGGGGTTAGCGGCTTGGCTTCCCATTGACGCTGATTTTTGACAAACATCGCAAAGGCGTTAGCGCCGATATTTGCCGCATTTAGCGGAGCGTTTTCTACGCCGCCCGCGATGCTGACGTGCGCGCCGATAAATTTCATTGAAGCTCTTTTATGATGATTTTTATGCGGTTTTTAGCGTCGAAAAAACTGATATTTTTACCGCAAACTTCGTATTTTATTGAATATTTACTTATATCTTGTATAAAACCGCACGAATTTGTCATTACATTTATGCCGTCATACAGCGGCTTGCGCTCCAAAATTTCCGCGAAAAAGTCGTCGTATCTCTCCTCTAAAAAGAACTTTTTGTTAAATTCTTTTTTCTCAAAACACGCGCCGTTCATACAGATTTTGTCGTTTATTTTGAGATTTACCGTATTTACGCCGGAGCTGTAAATTTGCAAATTTAGCTGATTTGCGGTTTTATGCAGGAAGCCCACGTCGTTGATTTTTAGCGGCGGAGTGAGGATGGTGACGGTAAATTTGTCTGATGATTTTTGGCTTTGTAGCGCGGCACAGCCGCCAAGCGCAAGGCACACAAGCGCACTCAAAGCAAATTTAGAAAATTTTTTCATAATTTTTTATCCTTAATTTAAGCTGTTTTTTATTATCTTTAATGTAAAATCCCATTTCCGCTAATTTGTGGCCCCTTCGTCTAGCGGTTAGGACATCGCCCTTTCACGGCGGTAACACGAGTTCGAGTCTCGTAGGGGTCACCACTTCATTTTAAATTTCACAAAAGATTTTAATTTTATCCGCTTATCGCTTAAACGCCCTTTATCCAAGGTAATTTTTCTTAAATTCGGTTTTTTTAAAAATTTATCCGCGGAGCCGTTTGCGGCGTATTTTGCAAAATCAAAATTTCATCGAGGCAAATTTAACCGCTGCCAAATAAACCAAAATCCGCCAAATTTATCGCCTCAAAACGCAAATATTCGTGCGCTAAAATCGTCAAATTTGATCCCCAAACGCCCGCGCCCACTCGCTCAATCAAATTTAAACCCGTTTTGGCTATAATCGCGCCCTAATTTATAAAAAAGGAAAAAAATGTTTGATTGGATTTTTTCGCCCGAGGCGTGGTTGTCGCTCGTGACGCTAACGGGGCTTGAGATCGTGCTTGGTATCGACAACATCATATTTATCGCGATCCTAGTCGGCAAGCTCCCGCCCGAGCAGCGCGACAAAGGCCGCATACTAGGGCTTTCGCTTGCGATGCTAACGAGGATTGCACTTTTGCTTTCGCTATTTTGGATTATGAAGCTTACCAAGCCGCTATTTAGCGTGTTTGATTTTACGATCACGGGTCGCGATTTGGTGCTGATTTTGGGAGGACTTTTTCTCATCGGCAAG
This genomic stretch from uncultured Campylobacter sp. harbors:
- a CDS encoding OmpP1/FadL family transporter; this translates as MRKYIGVCLAACCCLNAAGFKIPEQSGDSIALLNSNVATSFGPDAAYNNPANMVFLDGGHYFEGSLTYLRMSKTKYSHFSGAKFTSKKAGALAPTFHYVSPQFGDWRFGLSVVVPAGMSMRWDENLPKATSKKFDLKVIEVNPSVAYALTDNIALGFGLRAVYARGEAVQEVPGALPASQDIKGDRVNFGYNAAITYKPTSNLSLAATYRSKVNMNLKGDTDISAPAHPMGRFPSGSYSGSAKLSVPLPASLNLALSYKIANTTLLFDFERTYWSAWKELDFNYPGASAAHYRNPFFAAFDASKKRDWKDSNAYRIGVAHDATDKLRLMGAVTFDEAASRADTTGFDLPDTKAVIYAAGFNYKFTDALELGASYFYQDRKARDVHYYSNASGLYPNGKFERGNAQAINLNVKYKF
- the nfo gene encoding deoxyribonuclease IV; the encoded protein is MKFIGAHVSIAGGVENAPLNAANIGANAFAMFVKNQRQWEAKPLTPENISKFKQNLKAARIEPRHVLPHNGYLINLGHPSAEQRQKSINAFLDEIYRVEALGLVMINFHPGSYLNEISPEICLQNIANSVNFLLENSQNVKLVIENTAGQGSNLGFKFEHLAFIIKNCIDKSRIGVCLDTCHTFAAGYDIRGDYRCVMGEFDEIVGRDMLCGMHLNDTKFDLASKKDRHESLGKGFLGLKTFENIINDPRTDDIPLVLETIDEGIWADEIKILRNFKGE